The following proteins come from a genomic window of Platichthys flesus chromosome 1, fPlaFle2.1, whole genome shotgun sequence:
- the nr1h3 gene encoding oxysterols receptor LXR-alpha — protein MSTLSVTDIPDVGHDESKVFEGASELQLDCMVEESSGGATVKRGGLLSLADLSQPDDFHAPPHNGPSLTKMSSPLPVETGDIKLDPAAGDTSCSSIDGQPVKRKKGPAPKMLGNEVCSVCGDKASGFHYNVLSCEGCKGFFRRSVIKSAQYSCKNNGRCEMDMYMRRKCQQCRLRKCREAGMLEQCVLSEEQIRIKKMKKQHDEDSARTSTVVTPTPPQEVVTLDPQQLEMIEKLVTMQKQCNKRSFLERPKVTPWPQSQDLQNREVRQQRFAHFTELAIMSVQEIVDFAKQLPGFLELTREDQIALLKTSTIEIMLLETSRRYNPTIDSITFLKDFSYNKDDFAKAGLQLEFINPIFEFSKGMNDLHLDEAEYALLIAINIFSADRPNVQDHDLVERLQQPYVDALRSYIMIKRPHDHLMFPRMLMKLVSLRTLSSVHSEQVFALRLQDKKLPPLLSEIWDVNE, from the exons ATGTCCACGCTGTCTGTGACTGATATCCCAGATGTTGGTCATG ATGAGAGTAAGGTGTTTGAAGGggcctctgagctgcagctggactgcATGGTTGAGGAGAGCAGCGGAGGCGCCACAGTGAAGCGCGGCGGCCTGCTGTCGCTCGCTGACCTCTCCCAGCCTGATGACTTCCATGCCCCCCCTCACAACGGCCCTTCACTGACCAAGATGAGCAGCCCCCTGCCGGTGGAGACGGGCGACATCAAGCTGGACCCGGCTGCAGGGGACACGTCCTGCAGCAGCATAG ATGGTCAGccagtgaagaggaagaaggggcCGGCTCCGAAGATGCTGGGCAATGAGGTGTGCAGCGTATGTGGTGACAAGGCCTCGGGTTTCCATTACAACGTGTTGAGCTGTGAAGGCTGCAAGGGCTTCTTCCGACGCAGCGTCATCAAGAGTGCCCAGTACTCCTGCAAGAACAACGGCCGCTGTGAGATGGACATGTACATGCGCCGCAAGTGCCAGCAGTGTCGCCTGCGCAAGTGTCGGGAGGCCGGCATGTTGGAGCAGT GTGTCCTCTCCGAGGAGCAAATCAGAATcaagaagatgaagaagcagCATGACGAGGACTCGGCCCGCACGTCCACCGTGGTCACGCCCACGCCTCCGCAGGAAGTGGTCACGCTGGATCCTCAGCAGCTGGAGATGATCGAGAAGCTGGTGACCATGCAGAAGCAATGCAACAAGAGGTCTTTCCTCGAACGACCAAAAGTCACG CCGTGGCCTCAGAGTCAGGACTTGCAGAACCGAGAAGTGCGTCAGCAGCGGTTCGCCCACTTCACCGAGCTCGCCATCATGTCAGTGCAGGAGATCGTGGATTTTGCGAAGCAGCTTCCTGGTTTCCTGGAGCTCACGAGGGAGGATCAGATCGCTCTGCTGAAGACGTCCACCATTGAG ATCATGCTGCTGGAGACGTCACGCCGGTACAACCCTACTATTGACAGCATCACGTTTCTGAAGGACTTCAGTTATAATAAGGATGATTTCGCAAAAGCAG GGCTTCAGCTGGAGTTCATTAACCCCATCTTTGAGTTTTCAAAAGGAATGAATGACCTGCACTTGGACGAGGCCGAGTACGCTCTGCTCATCGCTATCAACATCTTCTCTGCAG ATCGACCAAATGTGCAGGATCATGATTTGGTGGAGCGGCTGCAGCAGCCCTACGTGGACGCACTGCGCTCTTACATCATGATCAAGAGACCGCAT GATCACTTGATGTTCCCCCGCATGCTGATGAAGCTGGTGAGCCTCCGCACGCTGAGCAGCGTCCACTCGGAGCAGGTCTTTGCCCTTCGCCTCCAGGACAAGAAGCTTCCCCCGCTGCTCTCGGAAATCTGGGACGTCAACGAGTGA
- the arl14ep gene encoding ARL14 effector protein, with protein sequence MPVICAATGCNNKFVKGSEIRFYRFPLSKPQLASKWVHSLGMKNFLPTINTCLCSEHFRADCFRDYNGKQFLREDAVPTVFIGQDSSKIELRKRGVVPKETPAVPQLGTQADRDKAREAANLRREKRGGMRGGRGGRGGKHQSERQSLAAKSRVYDNKGHLLSNAKDMCDCLDVDCMGCFYPCPECGSRKCGVECRCDRKWLYEQVEVEGGEIIRNKFAL encoded by the exons ATGCCGGTGATCTGTGCGGCGACAGGCTGCAACAACAAGTTCGTTAAAGGGTCGGAAATACGATTCTACAG GTTCCCACTCAGCAAACCTCAGCTGGCCAGCAAATGGGTTCACAGCCTGGGGATGAAGAACTTCCTTCCGACCATCAACACCTGCCTCTGCTCAGAGCACTTCAGGGCCGACTGCTTCAGGGACTACAACGGCAAACAGTTCCTGCGAGAGGACGCAGTGCCCACTGTTTTCATCGGACAGGATTCCTCAAAG ATTGAACTTCGTAAACGAGGAGTTGTGCCGAAGGAGACGCCCGCTGTTCCTCAACTCGGAACGCAAGCGGACAGAGACAAAGCGAGAGAAGCCGCCAATCTacgcagagaaaagagaggaggaatgagg GGGGGGCGAGGTGGCCGTGGAGGAAAACATCAGTCCGAGAG GCAGTCGCTTGCAGCCAAAAGCCGAGTGTACGACAACAAAGGTCATCTGCTCTCCAACGCCAAAGACATGTGTGACTGTCTGGACGTGGACTGTATGGGCTGCTTCTACCCCTGCCCCGAGTGCGGCTCGCGCAAGTGTGGGGTGGAGTGCCGCTGCGACAGGAAGTGGCTTTacgagcaggtggaggtggaaggtgGAGAGATTATCCGGAACAAGTTCGCTCTTTAG
- the fshb gene encoding follitropin subunit beta, translated as MHLVLMAAVLAAVGGVGRGCSFDCRPTIVRIPVESCGSTEYIDTTVCAGQCHNKDPVYVSKQGLEKQSSCNGDWSYEVKHINGCPVPVTYPVARHCNCSKCNPDDTDCGPFLGDVPSCLSSLHSLSLFTLD; from the exons ATGCATCTGGTCCTCATGGCAGCGGTGCTGGCGGCAGTGGGCGGGGTGGGGCGGGGCTGCAGCTTCGACTGCCGGCCCACCATCGTCCGGATCCCCGTGGAGAGCTGTGGCAGCACCGAGTACATCGACACCACGGTGTGTGCAGGGCAGTGCCACAACAAG GATCCGGTCTACGTCAGCAAACAGGGTCTGGAGAAGCAGAGCAGCTGTAACGGTGACTGGTCGTACGAGGTGAAGCACATTAACGGATGCCCGGTGCCGGTCACCTACCCGGTGGCCAGACACTGCAACTGCTCCAAATGTAACCCGGATGACACCGACTGCGGCCCCTTCCTCGGGGACGTCCCCAGCTGtctgtcctccctccactctctctctctgttcacacTGGACTGA